One Fusobacterium nucleatum genomic window carries:
- a CDS encoding YqaJ viral recombinase family protein: MEQEKIVSHTPGESVTQNRNKYLGGSDLPALFNVSPFKDCFTLAREKAGVIPAAFKGNEYTRYGQLLEPQIRDYINSIYELKFKENTNINEDLRLRSNCDGLDKDAGLLLEIKTNAGDKTTYEDIYDYVLQMQMYMFQFNVEKGYLVQYKRPDNFWTGLDYETQHTDDFFNQEFEAERISVMEIKRDNSLISKILEKANKFWEQVERLKENPNLTEQEFYFGNNLVEYNNTINKLSVLEKEIARLKEMEKEAKKQKEILYELMDKVGVKTIVTDNLLITKVNSTTSEKIDSKKLKEELPEIAKKYTKISDVKGYVKITVRADKTVIAEVKEEVTNKNIDNKKSAALAALGL; this comes from the coding sequence ATGGAACAAGAAAAAATAGTATCACACACTCCTGGAGAGAGTGTAACACAAAACAGAAATAAATACCTTGGTGGGAGTGATTTACCTGCATTATTTAATGTAAGTCCTTTCAAAGATTGTTTTACTCTTGCAAGAGAAAAAGCTGGAGTAATTCCTGCAGCATTTAAAGGAAATGAGTACACTAGATATGGTCAATTATTAGAACCACAAATAAGAGATTATATCAATAGTATCTATGAGCTTAAATTTAAAGAAAACACAAATATCAATGAAGATTTAAGACTTAGATCTAACTGTGATGGATTGGATAAAGATGCAGGATTACTATTAGAGATTAAAACCAATGCTGGAGACAAGACAACATATGAAGATATATATGATTATGTATTACAAATGCAAATGTATATGTTTCAATTTAATGTTGAAAAAGGTTACTTAGTTCAATATAAAAGACCAGATAATTTTTGGACCGGATTAGATTATGAAACTCAACACACTGATGATTTTTTCAATCAAGAGTTTGAAGCGGAAAGAATTTCTGTGATGGAGATAAAAAGAGATAATAGCTTAATATCTAAAATTTTAGAAAAAGCCAATAAGTTTTGGGAACAAGTGGAAAGATTGAAAGAAAATCCAAATCTGACAGAACAAGAGTTTTATTTTGGAAATAATTTAGTGGAGTATAACAACACTATCAATAAATTATCAGTATTAGAAAAAGAAATAGCTAGATTAAAAGAAATGGAAAAGGAAGCTAAAAAGCAAAAAGAAATATTGTATGAATTAATGGATAAAGTAGGAGTTAAAACAATAGTTACAGATAATTTATTAATTACAAAAGTAAATTCTACCACAAGTGAAAAGATTGATTCTAAGAAATTAAAAGAAGAATTACCTGAAATAGCCAAAAAATATACAAAAATTAGTGATGTGAAAGGTTATGTAAAAATTACAGTTAGAGCGGATAAAACTGTAATAGCAGAAGTAAAAGAAGAAGTAACAAATAAAAATATAGATAATAAAAAATCAGCAGCACTAGCTGCACTAGGATTATAA
- a CDS encoding terminase, giving the protein MGVYDKELIKLEAKKELARRDFWYYCKLLGKKDFYNDKKEYLKDLCNQLQSFMNSNKKILVINMPPRL; this is encoded by the coding sequence GTGGGGGTGTATGATAAAGAATTAATAAAATTAGAAGCTAAAAAAGAATTAGCTAGGAGAGATTTTTGGTATTATTGTAAATTACTAGGTAAAAAAGATTTTTACAATGATAAAAAAGAATATTTAAAAGATTTATGTAATCAGTTACAAAGTTTTATGAATTCTAATAAAAAGATATTAGTTATTAATATGCCCCCTCGACTCTGA
- a CDS encoding phage portal protein, translated as MNGVPIKELELIIRNFLASEELKNMQLGDNYYKGKHDILNRVRKVIGKDGNLVPATNLTNNKIVDNMFTNAVDQKADYLLSKTPSLSSKDEKDIEDLNKIFNSKFFKLLHSIGKGAYLNGIAFLYIYYNEKSEFSFKKFKGTEVIPIWKDNEHTELDYIIRIYKTKKFTGYDYKEITNVEVYTLNGIDYYTWNNGLSPLFKHENYMKVGDKEFNWEYLPVIPFKVDETELPLIMKVKSIQDAINEVISDFKNDMEDNSRTTILVVKNYNGQGGTLRHNMNLYGYIPVGSDGGVDKLTIEVNAGNYESILKILKKSFIENVKAFDAKSEKLQGNVNQMNIQSMYSDIDLDATALEREFKASLKIVLWFVKQHLKANFNEDDIDIIFNKDILINESQAIEDCQKSVGIISTETIVAQHPWVNDSKAELEKIKKEKESSIEEIDEIYEGLNNE; from the coding sequence ATGAATGGAGTACCTATAAAAGAATTAGAGTTAATAATAAGAAACTTCTTAGCTAGTGAAGAATTGAAGAACATGCAACTAGGAGATAATTACTACAAAGGTAAGCATGATATTTTAAACAGAGTTAGAAAAGTGATAGGAAAAGATGGGAATTTAGTTCCGGCAACTAATTTAACTAATAATAAAATTGTAGATAATATGTTTACTAATGCTGTAGATCAGAAAGCAGATTATCTACTATCAAAAACACCTAGTCTTTCATCAAAAGATGAAAAAGATATAGAGGATTTAAATAAAATATTCAATAGTAAATTTTTCAAGTTATTACACTCAATAGGCAAAGGGGCTTATTTGAATGGGATAGCTTTTTTATATATCTATTACAATGAAAAAAGTGAATTTTCTTTTAAGAAATTTAAAGGTACTGAAGTTATTCCTATATGGAAAGATAATGAACATACTGAACTTGACTACATTATAAGGATATATAAAACAAAAAAATTTACTGGATATGATTATAAAGAAATTACTAATGTTGAAGTTTATACATTAAATGGAATTGATTATTATACCTGGAATAATGGACTAAGTCCTTTGTTTAAACATGAAAACTATATGAAAGTAGGAGATAAAGAATTTAACTGGGAATATTTACCAGTTATACCATTTAAGGTAGATGAAACAGAATTGCCTTTAATTATGAAAGTTAAAAGTATTCAAGATGCAATTAATGAAGTGATAAGTGATTTCAAAAATGATATGGAAGATAATTCAAGAACTACTATACTTGTTGTTAAAAATTATAATGGACAAGGTGGAACATTAAGACATAATATGAACCTTTATGGTTATATTCCTGTTGGTTCTGATGGTGGAGTTGATAAACTAACTATTGAAGTTAATGCTGGAAACTATGAATCTATTTTAAAAATATTAAAAAAATCTTTTATAGAAAATGTAAAAGCATTTGATGCAAAGAGCGAAAAACTTCAAGGAAATGTAAACCAGATGAATATTCAATCTATGTATTCCGATATAGATTTAGATGCAACAGCACTTGAAAGAGAATTTAAGGCTTCTTTAAAAATAGTATTGTGGTTTGTGAAGCAGCATTTAAAAGCTAATTTTAATGAAGATGATATAGATATCATATTCAATAAAGACATTTTAATTAATGAAAGTCAAGCTATTGAAGATTGTCAAAAATCAGTTGGAATAATAAGTACAGAAACAATAGTAGCTCAACATCCTTGGGTAAATGATTCTAAAGCTGAATTAGAAAAAATAAAAAAAGAAAAAGAAAGCTCTATTGAAGAAATAGATGAAATCTATGAAGGGCTTAATAATGAGTAA
- a CDS encoding ATP-binding protein, translated as MIKLPVNEPKIADITPKSFLIWGESMSGKTYLAREFESPLIINTDGNATKVNTPSVAIKTFAEFAEVIEALKTEKHTYKTVIIDLIDDIETMLTIHICEAAKVESLADIPFGKGYAKFNAVWKKLMIELTQMNMNVIFISHSIEKSENNGQTMYQAPSLGQKPLNACMGRCDFSIQTKKIGSNYIRICTNKREAYKEEDIKDKKILDILKTVKGVFEIKPAIKQVATKNTENTVKATDNINNINKDGGNK; from the coding sequence ATGATTAAATTACCAGTAAACGAACCAAAAATAGCAGATATTACACCAAAAAGCTTTTTGATATGGGGTGAATCAATGTCGGGAAAGACTTACTTAGCAAGAGAATTTGAAAGCCCATTAATAATTAATACTGATGGAAATGCAACAAAAGTTAATACTCCATCTGTTGCAATTAAAACCTTTGCAGAATTTGCAGAAGTTATTGAGGCTTTAAAAACTGAAAAACACACATATAAAACTGTGATTATAGATTTGATAGATGATATTGAAACTATGTTAACAATTCATATATGTGAAGCAGCTAAAGTTGAATCACTGGCAGATATCCCATTTGGAAAAGGTTATGCTAAATTCAATGCTGTATGGAAGAAATTAATGATTGAATTAACTCAAATGAATATGAATGTAATATTTATATCACATTCAATAGAAAAATCTGAAAATAATGGGCAAACAATGTATCAAGCACCTAGCTTAGGACAAAAACCATTGAATGCTTGTATGGGTAGATGTGATTTTTCAATCCAAACTAAAAAGATTGGAAGTAACTACATTAGAATATGCACAAATAAAAGAGAAGCATACAAAGAGGAAGATATAAAAGATAAAAAAATTCTGGATATTTTAAAAACAGTAAAAGGGGTTTTTGAAATAAAACCAGCAATTAAACAAGTAGCAACAAAAAATACTGAAAATACAGTTAAAGCAACTGATAACATAAATAATATAAATAAAGATGGAGGTAACAAATAA
- the terL gene encoding phage terminase large subunit, producing MTGSYNETLSSTFAKQVRDMIATEQTQGVTVYRDIFPDTNIKYGEASMNKWALEGSQVANYLATSPTGTATGFGADLIVIDDLIKNSEEAYNSNVLEKHIDWFTNTMLSRTEKGFKLIIIMTRWASNDLAGFILSNYDDVVHINYKAINDDGTPLDEGTLSLEDFEFKTKNMAKEIVYANYQQEPIDIKGRLYNEFKTYVDLPKEKIVKIASYCDTADTGEDFLCNIIYADCNDSAYILDVIYTKEAMEITEPMVAEAYKKFNVNVADIESNNGGRAFARNVERITRDKGNYKTVVKWFHQSGNKIARILSNSAWVNANIYMPVDWKNKWSEFAKDIISYQKEGKNKHDDGPDALTGVAEKMVNDGYNWNL from the coding sequence ATGACTGGATCATATAATGAAACTCTTTCTTCTACATTTGCTAAGCAAGTAAGAGATATGATAGCAACAGAACAGACTCAAGGAGTAACAGTTTATAGAGATATATTTCCAGATACTAATATTAAGTATGGTGAAGCCTCAATGAATAAGTGGGCTTTGGAAGGAAGTCAAGTGGCTAATTATTTGGCTACATCTCCAACAGGAACTGCAACAGGATTTGGAGCAGATTTAATAGTTATAGATGACTTAATAAAAAACTCTGAGGAAGCATATAACTCTAATGTACTTGAAAAGCATATTGATTGGTTTACTAATACAATGCTGTCAAGAACAGAAAAAGGGTTTAAATTAATAATTATAATGACCAGGTGGGCAAGTAATGACCTAGCTGGTTTTATTTTATCTAATTATGATGATGTAGTTCATATAAATTATAAAGCTATCAATGATGACGGAACACCTTTAGATGAAGGAACATTATCACTTGAGGACTTTGAGTTTAAAACTAAGAATATGGCAAAAGAAATTGTATATGCTAACTACCAGCAAGAACCAATAGACATAAAAGGTAGATTATACAATGAATTTAAAACTTATGTTGATTTACCTAAAGAAAAAATAGTAAAAATTGCTTCTTATTGTGATACAGCAGATACTGGAGAAGATTTTCTATGCAATATCATTTATGCAGATTGCAATGATAGTGCTTATATTTTAGATGTTATCTATACAAAAGAAGCTATGGAAATAACAGAACCTATGGTTGCAGAAGCATATAAGAAGTTTAATGTAAATGTTGCAGATATAGAATCAAATAATGGAGGTAGAGCATTCGCAAGAAATGTTGAAAGAATTACAAGAGACAAGGGAAATTACAAGACAGTTGTTAAATGGTTCCATCAATCTGGAAATAAAATAGCAAGAATATTATCAAATAGTGCTTGGGTAAATGCAAATATCTATATGCCAGTTGACTGGAAAAATAAATGGTCAGAATTTGCAAAAGATATTATTTCTTATCAAAAAGAAGGTAAAAACAAGCATGATGATGGACCAGATGCTTTAACTGGTGTTGCTGAAAAGATGGTAAATGATGGATATAATTGGAACTTATAA
- a CDS encoding DUF3310 domain-containing protein, which yields MENKNIDNINNPNHYKLGCGVESIEIIKRVLGTRGFVAFCLGNILKYLIRAEKKNGKEDYKKAAKYLEWVIGSESSDKYNIVEYSEPDELFKIFNVEWSKIISEIAKDLNIENAFELDSIFRNIFSENYEMAKGILDNFIKEYEEQNYAKDKDCA from the coding sequence ATGGAAAATAAAAATATAGATAATATAAATAATCCAAACCATTATAAACTTGGCTGTGGTGTTGAAAGTATAGAAATAATTAAAAGAGTATTAGGAACACGAGGTTTTGTTGCTTTCTGCTTAGGTAATATACTTAAATACTTAATTAGAGCAGAAAAGAAAAATGGTAAGGAAGATTATAAGAAAGCGGCTAAATATTTGGAATGGGTAATAGGAAGTGAAAGTTCTGATAAATACAATATTGTTGAATATTCAGAGCCAGATGAATTATTTAAAATTTTTAATGTTGAATGGAGCAAAATCATTTCTGAAATTGCGAAAGATTTGAATATAGAAAATGCTTTTGAATTAGATAGCATTTTTAGAAATATTTTTAGTGAAAATTATGAAATGGCTAAGGGTATCCTGGATAATTTTATAAAAGAATATGAGGAGCAAAATTATGCAAAAGATAAGGATTGTGCATAA
- a CDS encoding BC1881 family protein yields MELKEIPTYKLVEEISKREGVEKIEIEPYKVKIKKLEGPMIVLKIID; encoded by the coding sequence ATGGAACTAAAGGAAATACCAACTTATAAATTAGTTGAGGAAATATCTAAAAGAGAAGGAGTAGAAAAAATTGAAATTGAACCATATAAAGTTAAAATAAAAAAATTAGAAGGTCCTATGATTGTATTAAAAATTATTGATTAG
- a CDS encoding transcriptional regulator, with protein sequence MATQEQKIIFRKMEEILRNYPKYQKRIEVEIENLKNPQIKKSCGPGGQGRGSYEFKSEMEQIEELKQRISNNISRYEEIIFRIDECLSMVKDHKDYNFIQLKYFDNKTYEEIADVLNISLKSTYGMRNRILEALEIHFKTQRLIEF encoded by the coding sequence ATGGCAACACAGGAGCAAAAGATAATTTTTAGGAAAATGGAAGAAATATTAAGAAACTATCCAAAGTATCAAAAAAGGATAGAAGTAGAAATAGAAAATTTAAAAAATCCACAAATAAAAAAATCATGTGGACCAGGAGGGCAAGGTCGAGGAAGCTATGAATTTAAAAGTGAAATGGAGCAGATAGAAGAACTTAAACAAAGAATTTCTAATAATATTAGCAGATATGAAGAAATAATTTTCAGGATAGATGAATGTTTGAGCATGGTTAAAGACCATAAAGATTATAATTTTATCCAATTAAAATACTTTGACAATAAAACATATGAAGAAATAGCTGATGTACTTAATATTTCTCTAAAAAGCACTTATGGAATGAGAAATAGAATTCTAGAGGCTTTGGAGATACATTTTAAAACTCAAAGATTAATAGAATTTTAG
- a CDS encoding dynein heavy chain 2, with the protein MQKIRIVHKDGDMQGITLMYLINKYLKINRELWDKENMVLNRYYKAILTRTIKASDKIIDKFKKHINYNAEKEVLKVLEKEFAACGHKEQGDNLELLRTMFLVIMMFGTINFHKRNMIGVVLKSMITDVVNTFKDFKAMWLREVDDSVVRLEEAI; encoded by the coding sequence ATGCAAAAGATAAGGATTGTGCATAAAGATGGAGATATGCAAGGTATTACACTTATGTATTTGATAAATAAATACTTGAAAATTAATAGGGAGCTTTGGGATAAGGAGAATATGGTTCTAAATAGATATTACAAAGCTATACTAACTAGAACTATAAAGGCTTCTGACAAAATTATAGATAAGTTTAAAAAACATATAAACTACAATGCAGAAAAAGAAGTTTTAAAAGTCTTAGAAAAAGAATTTGCTGCATGTGGGCATAAAGAACAAGGGGATAATTTAGAACTTCTTAGAACAATGTTTCTTGTGATAATGATGTTTGGAACTATTAACTTTCATAAGAGAAATATGATTGGAGTAGTTTTAAAGTCTATGATAACTGATGTAGTTAATACGTTTAAAGATTTTAAAGCTATGTGGTTGAGAGAAGTTGATGATAGTGTTGTGAGACTGGAGGAAGCAATATGA
- a CDS encoding terminase small subunit, translated as MCRIRSYVGVFLFIKIGGDVVLKLNARQKSFCEFYVASGNATEAAIKAGYKEKNARFIGSENLTKANIKDYIEELQEKAKGNRIMTAIERREFLTKLILKEETKDTDRLKALDILNKMDGEYTQKVEVNGNINSNPFSNLTTEELKKIIED; from the coding sequence ATGTGCAGGATACGTTCCTATGTGGGAGTTTTTTTATTTATAAAAATTGGAGGTGATGTAGTGTTGAAATTAAATGCAAGGCAAAAATCTTTCTGTGAGTTTTATGTAGCTAGTGGAAATGCTACTGAAGCTGCAATAAAGGCTGGATACAAAGAGAAGAATGCCAGGTTTATTGGAAGTGAAAACTTAACAAAAGCCAACATAAAGGACTATATTGAAGAACTACAAGAAAAAGCAAAAGGCAATAGAATTATGACAGCTATTGAAAGAAGAGAATTCTTAACTAAGTTGATATTAAAAGAAGAAACAAAAGATACTGATAGATTAAAAGCATTAGATATATTAAATAAAATGGATGGAGAATATACTCAAAAGGTTGAGGTAAATGGAAATATAAATTCTAATCCATTTTCTAATCTTACAACTGAGGAATTAAAAAAAATTATAGAAGATTAA
- a CDS encoding ATP-binding protein has protein sequence MGTIRAKYIELEPGTSKPKVSFDEFVYDISKISDAAFLVPEDVVIVDFDHIGDLWKEILNQYPTRAIKTTRGGHLYYKIPPNLKLHNNINIMTYCGLNVDYKTGYGKKKASAKVKVNGVLRTILNDTPVDNLAILPLALYPIPVVKYNLYNLDEGDGRNQAIYKHIKVLQDYGVPQQNIIELADFINNKVFKTSLIDDELKPTILSAFKKSDDEEIELYYEDKNGNKKLDIFAVAEYVKKLFQLKIYNGRFYFLKEDKDGKKTYIGNESTNNILREVLEQMKLKLKKSQDNELLHQLTKIAEIEPNTNNYPIKFNNGFILDGEDVLHMDTVFTPFNLDIAYNPDVVCDDVDNYIKWFCNNDESLIMLFEEILGHILMTSSFPHHVFFFVANSGKNGKSTTLTMISNFVGDLHSSVALEEFDKSENLFAINGKLVNCGDDIDASLIEKSRAVKTLAAGNEILCRALYENPIKMKSVATLLFTCNEMPNFKDKSGGIARRVICFPCNAVVEKIDMKIDQKLSTPEAKSRLLNIAIKGMKRIINNGGELTKSELVKELTDKYLTESDNVKLFLEEYGEDFIVNDVLNDTFAKIYVCYTNFCDESGYGALSKKRFSHKLEALGFETYKTNGKLKIRKK, from the coding sequence ATGGGAACTATTCGAGCAAAATACATAGAACTAGAACCAGGAACAAGCAAACCCAAAGTATCATTTGATGAATTTGTTTATGATATCTCCAAAATATCAGATGCTGCCTTCTTAGTCCCAGAAGATGTTGTAATAGTTGATTTTGACCATATTGGTGATTTGTGGAAAGAAATATTAAATCAATATCCAACCAGAGCTATAAAGACAACAAGAGGAGGCCATTTATATTATAAAATTCCTCCAAACTTGAAATTACATAACAATATAAATATTATGACTTATTGTGGATTAAATGTTGATTATAAGACAGGATATGGAAAGAAAAAAGCATCAGCTAAGGTAAAGGTCAATGGAGTTCTTAGAACGATTTTAAATGATACCCCAGTTGATAATTTAGCTATATTGCCTTTAGCATTATATCCTATTCCTGTTGTGAAATATAATTTATACAATTTGGATGAAGGAGATGGAAGAAACCAAGCAATATATAAGCACATAAAAGTGTTACAAGATTATGGAGTTCCTCAACAAAATATTATAGAACTTGCAGATTTTATAAATAATAAAGTTTTTAAAACATCATTGATAGATGATGAATTAAAACCCACTATTTTATCTGCTTTCAAAAAATCAGATGATGAAGAAATAGAACTTTATTATGAAGATAAAAATGGTAATAAGAAATTAGATATATTTGCTGTTGCAGAGTATGTAAAAAAATTATTTCAATTAAAAATTTATAATGGTAGATTCTATTTTCTTAAAGAAGATAAAGATGGTAAAAAAACTTACATAGGGAATGAAAGTACAAACAATATTTTAAGAGAGGTGTTGGAACAAATGAAGTTGAAGTTAAAAAAATCACAAGATAATGAACTATTACATCAACTCACTAAGATAGCTGAGATAGAACCAAACACAAATAACTATCCAATAAAATTTAATAATGGTTTTATCTTAGATGGTGAAGATGTGTTGCATATGGATACAGTGTTTACACCATTTAATTTAGATATAGCTTATAATCCAGATGTAGTGTGTGATGATGTGGATAATTATATAAAGTGGTTTTGTAACAATGATGAAAGTTTAATAATGTTATTTGAAGAAATATTAGGACATATATTAATGACTTCAAGTTTTCCACATCATGTATTTTTCTTTGTTGCAAATAGTGGAAAAAATGGTAAAAGTACAACATTAACAATGATAAGTAATTTTGTTGGGGATTTACATAGTTCAGTAGCATTAGAAGAATTTGATAAGTCAGAAAATTTATTTGCAATAAATGGGAAACTTGTAAACTGTGGAGATGATATTGATGCTTCACTTATAGAAAAATCTAGAGCAGTTAAAACTCTTGCAGCTGGAAATGAAATACTTTGTAGAGCATTGTATGAAAACCCAATAAAAATGAAGTCAGTTGCAACTTTATTATTTACTTGTAATGAAATGCCAAACTTTAAAGATAAATCTGGTGGAATAGCCAGAAGAGTTATATGTTTTCCATGCAATGCAGTAGTAGAAAAAATTGATATGAAAATAGACCAAAAATTGTCAACACCTGAAGCTAAGTCAAGGCTTTTAAATATAGCAATTAAAGGTATGAAAAGAATAATAAATAATGGTGGAGAACTTACCAAGAGTGAGCTTGTTAAGGAATTAACAGATAAATATTTAACTGAATCCGATAATGTTAAATTATTTCTTGAGGAATATGGAGAAGATTTTATAGTAAATGATGTTTTAAATGATACTTTTGCCAAAATTTATGTTTGTTACACTAATTTTTGTGATGAAAGTGGATATGGTGCATTAAGTAAAAAGAGATTCTCTCACAAACTAGAAGCTCTTGGTTTTGAAACTTATAAAACAAATGGCAAGTTAAAAATTAGAAAAAAATAA
- a CDS encoding minor capsid protein: protein MSNNYWIDRFTAEENRINELSKEQVKEAKKEYDIALKNINQKIYEFYAKYAKDNNISMYEAKQRFNKKELKEFKMSLSEYVRKGKSLNMSSDNSIIKELKNVSSRVHIERLEALKMEIKAEIDLLSKTVENNLDKHLREVYKDSYYRSAYSIQKGLDKFSNIEKLNPELLESLVYKPWTKDNTNWSKRIWGNDGKLVNTLHTNLTQNIITGKPLKEVINTIAERFNVEKNIASRLIMTESAAYHSKAKERCMKDLGCGKYEVIATLDDRTSSICRSMDGKVFDMKDYQVGVTASPFHANCRTVTAPYYDKIDGDTNLRASRTEDDDYDLVDVKDYQDWYDNYVEKNNKSSIIKENIPLTLEKFNEHSKKWKSEVIDKMLTEDEQNLIRKKIKNVEENSAFLMRYKREDLENLTKTNKFMNLFETGTSSGVPNTNARMIASKNLFGHNLDKESFVSSEKYGYLSSKNFLKDIEFFSKRHGTSQYGDIIISFNKGKVKDRITYTLDDSLLAGATKAVVPGDFKDNLSLGIDKYNLKKYYEVLKDLSENNDAISLTKEIKKENGFFRYIELQYHGDITLDDVNEICFSKDLPKEDIIKILKDKNIKLFRLEDEKIVEIF from the coding sequence ATGAGTAATAACTATTGGATAGATAGATTTACAGCTGAAGAAAATAGAATCAATGAATTATCTAAGGAACAAGTAAAAGAAGCTAAAAAAGAATATGATATAGCTTTAAAAAATATAAATCAAAAAATATATGAGTTTTATGCTAAGTATGCAAAAGATAATAATATATCTATGTATGAAGCAAAACAAAGATTTAATAAAAAAGAATTGAAAGAATTTAAAATGTCTTTGAGTGAATATGTTAGAAAAGGTAAAAGCCTTAATATGAGTTCTGATAATAGTATTATAAAAGAGTTAAAAAATGTTAGTTCAAGAGTTCATATTGAAAGATTAGAAGCTTTAAAAATGGAAATTAAAGCAGAAATAGATTTATTATCTAAGACTGTGGAAAATAATTTAGATAAACATTTAAGAGAAGTTTACAAAGATAGTTATTATAGAAGTGCTTATAGTATTCAAAAAGGTTTAGATAAGTTTTCTAATATAGAGAAATTAAATCCTGAACTGCTTGAAAGTTTAGTTTACAAGCCTTGGACAAAAGATAATACTAATTGGAGTAAAAGAATTTGGGGGAATGATGGTAAGTTAGTGAATACTTTACATACTAATTTAACTCAAAATATAATAACAGGAAAACCCTTAAAAGAAGTTATCAATACCATTGCAGAAAGATTTAATGTTGAAAAGAATATAGCATCTAGGTTAATAATGACAGAGAGTGCAGCATATCATTCAAAAGCGAAAGAAAGATGTATGAAAGATTTAGGTTGTGGAAAATATGAAGTTATTGCAACTCTTGATGATAGAACTTCATCTATATGTAGGAGTATGGATGGAAAAGTATTTGATATGAAAGATTATCAAGTAGGAGTTACAGCAAGTCCATTTCACGCTAATTGCCGTACAGTTACAGCCCCTTACTATGATAAAATAGATGGAGATACTAACCTAAGAGCTTCCAGAACAGAAGATGATGATTATGATCTAGTAGATGTTAAAGATTATCAAGATTGGTATGATAATTATGTTGAGAAAAATAATAAAAGTAGTATAATAAAAGAAAATATTCCTTTGACTTTAGAAAAATTTAATGAACATTCTAAAAAATGGAAGAGTGAAGTAATTGATAAAATGTTAACAGAAGATGAACAAAACTTAATAAGAAAAAAAATAAAAAATGTTGAAGAAAATAGTGCTTTTTTGATGAGATACAAAAGAGAAGACTTAGAAAATTTAACAAAAACAAATAAATTTATGAATCTTTTTGAAACTGGTACTAGCAGTGGAGTTCCTAATACAAATGCTCGTATGATAGCTAGTAAGAATTTATTTGGGCACAATTTAGATAAAGAGTCTTTTGTTTCTTCTGAAAAATATGGTTATTTATCAAGTAAAAATTTTCTTAAAGACATAGAATTTTTTTCAAAAAGACACGGAACATCACAATATGGAGATATAATAATAAGTTTTAACAAAGGTAAAGTAAAAGATAGAATAACTTATACTTTAGATGACAGTCTTTTAGCTGGAGCTACTAAAGCAGTTGTGCCTGGAGATTTTAAAGATAATTTATCATTGGGAATTGATAAATATAACTTAAAAAAATATTATGAAGTTTTAAAAGATTTGTCAGAAAATAATGATGCTATCTCTTTAACTAAGGAGATTAAAAAAGAAAATGGATTCTTCAGATACATAGAATTACAATATCATGGTGACATTACTTTAGATGATGTTAATGAAATTTGTTTTTCTAAGGATTTACCAAAAGAAGATATAATAAAAATATTAAAGGATAAAAATATAAAGCTATTTAGATTGGAGGATGAAAAAATTGTTGAAATATTCTAA